One stretch of Heliangelus exortis chromosome 24, bHelExo1.hap1, whole genome shotgun sequence DNA includes these proteins:
- the KDF1 gene encoding keratinocyte differentiation factor 1 translates to MLGRRTGPPHDLHSPRQLSPTPPEALPLRPRASQGVDVSLEVFSGSTPELKQSRSSRAQQQRERKGRRADLKDSNGREAETITFIPGPAEAPPNQSFCCSSLAQAWNTYKAVFCCIVTCGGCFQDCSVCIPYPGPAETSTEEGKNGDYNGRLPNSPASASPAEKNGNQIKKSSMGSSFSYPDVKLKGIPVYQNRSPSHHLEADSCCKDLLADKPLRNSIEKPPLPSSHRSSEEYYSFHESDLDISELNGSMSSREIDVLIFKKLTELFSVHQIDELAKCTSDTVFLEKTNKISDLINSITQDYNLDEQDAECRLVRGIIRISTRKSRVRPQISIPASQSHQEKSSRGNPPDSGNETMLESMVISQDDLAVQISEETPADVMARNMRRHSRAGSPTSRDSSFQDTETDSSGAPLLQVYC, encoded by the exons ATGCTGGGCCGGAGGACAGGACCCCCCCACGACCTCCACAGCCCCCGCCagctgtccccaacccccccggAGGCTTTGCCCCTGCGgcccagagcatcccaggggGTCGATGTCAGCTTGGAAGTGTTCAGCGGCTCCACCCCCGAGCTCAAGCAGAGCCGCAGCAGCCgagctcagcagcagagggagaggaaaggtcGCAGAGCTGACCTCAAAGACTCCAACGGGAGGGAAGCTGAAACTATCACCTTTATTCCCGGTCCGGCAGAGGCTCCCCCGAACCAGAGCTTCTGCTGTTCCTCCCTGGCTCAGGCCTGGAACACCTACAAAGCTGTTTTCTGTTGTATAGTGACCTGTGGGGGTTGCTTTCAGGACTGCAGTGTCTGTATCCCCTACCCGGGCCCTGCTGAGACCTCCACGGAGGAGGGAAAGAATGGAGATTACAACGGGAGGCTGCCCAACAGCCCTGCCAGTGCCTCTCCTGCTGAGAAGAATGGGAACCAGATCAAAAAGTCCAGCATGGGCAGCAGCTTCAGCTACCCCGACGTGAAGCTGAAGGGCATTCCTGTCTATCAGAACAGGAGCCCCAGCCACCACCTGGAAGCAGATTCCTGCTGCAAAGACTTGCTGGCAGACAAACCCTTGAGGAACAGCATAGAaaaaccccccctccccagcagccacaggagCTCAGAGGAATATTATTCCTTCCATGAGTCTGACCTGGATATCAGTGAGCTGAACGGCTCCATGTCCAGCAGGGAGATCGACGTCCTCATCTTCAAGAAGCTGACAGAGCTCTTCAGTGTCCACCAGATTGATGAGCTGGCTAAATGCACCTCAGACACTGTCTTCTTGGAGAAGACCAACAAGATCTCAGACCTCATCAACAGCATCACTCAGGACTACAACCTGGATGAGCAGGATGCTGAGTGCAGGCTGGTCCGAGGCATCATCCGCATCAGCACCCGGAAAAGCAGAGTCAGGCCCCAAATCTCCATCCCAGCCAGCCAGAGCCACCAGGAGAAATCCAGCAGAGGGAACCCCCCAGACAGTGGGAATGAGACCATGCTGGAGTCCATGGTCATCAGCCAGGATG atttGGCTGTGCAAATATCAGAAGAAACCCCAGCAGATGTGATGGCCAGGAACATGAGgaggcacagcagagcag GCTCTCCGACCAGCAGAGATTCCTCTTTCCAGGACACAGAGACTGATTCCTCTGGGGCACCTCTGCTTCAGGTGTATTGTTAA